One Deltaproteobacteria bacterium genomic region harbors:
- a CDS encoding dTDP-4-dehydrorhamnose 3,5-epimerase family protein, whose translation MINGVKIKKLKVIPDERGRLMEMLRADDEIFLKFGQVYMTTAYPGAVKAWHYHKKQVDHCVVVKGMMKVVLYDGRERSSTYKEINEFFMGKHNPILLQIPPLVFHGFKCISESEAIVINCPTEVYSCQDPDEYRVEPHGGEIPYDWSRKDG comes from the coding sequence ATGATCAACGGGGTGAAAATTAAAAAGCTCAAGGTGATTCCGGACGAACGCGGACGCTTGATGGAAATGCTCCGGGCCGATGATGAAATCTTTCTTAAATTCGGTCAGGTTTACATGACAACTGCCTACCCGGGGGCTGTGAAGGCCTGGCATTACCATAAAAAACAAGTGGATCATTGTGTGGTTGTAAAGGGGATGATGAAGGTCGTCCTGTATGATGGTCGGGAACGATCATCTACTTACAAAGAAATTAACGAATTTTTCATGGGTAAACACAATCCCATCCTTTTACAGATTCCGCCGTTGGTCTTCCACGGGTTCAAATGCATCAGTGAAAGTGAGGCCATTGTAATCAACTGCCCCACAGAGGTATATTCTTGTCAGGATCCGGATGAGTATCGGGTTGAACCTCATGGGGGAGAAATTCCTTACGATTGGTCTCGCAAGGACGGCTAA